A region of Natribaculum luteum DNA encodes the following proteins:
- a CDS encoding MBL fold metallo-hydrolase — protein MTTVTILSDNEVGTSRPKGLRAEWGFAAAVGDVLFDAGQTGVAADNATRLEVGPFETIVLSHGHYDHTSGLPPFLEDATELYCHPAAFEPKYSGGGDEPIGMPYARTWLESQVAVTTHDEPVEVADGIYALGEIPREFPDNPTGETVDRDGRRVADPVRDDQALAVETDDGIGLVLGCGHAGLRNTVVHAEATLDEPVRTVVGGTHLRSDDVDELTSIARWLEDRIERIVPTHCTGHEAERILRETFGDAFVRVGVGSTIEL, from the coding sequence ATGACGACGGTCACGATCCTCTCGGACAACGAGGTCGGCACGTCGCGACCGAAGGGACTGCGCGCCGAGTGGGGGTTCGCCGCGGCCGTCGGCGACGTCCTCTTCGACGCCGGACAGACCGGCGTCGCGGCCGACAACGCCACGAGACTCGAGGTCGGCCCGTTCGAGACGATCGTCCTCAGCCACGGCCACTACGATCACACGTCCGGACTCCCGCCGTTTCTCGAGGACGCCACGGAGCTGTACTGCCATCCCGCGGCCTTCGAGCCGAAGTACAGCGGGGGCGGTGACGAACCCATCGGGATGCCGTACGCTCGGACGTGGCTCGAGTCCCAGGTCGCCGTGACGACTCACGACGAGCCTGTCGAGGTGGCCGACGGGATCTACGCGCTCGGTGAGATCCCACGGGAGTTCCCGGACAACCCTACCGGCGAGACGGTCGACCGGGACGGCCGTCGTGTCGCCGATCCCGTCCGTGACGACCAGGCGCTCGCGGTCGAGACCGACGACGGGATCGGACTCGTCCTCGGCTGCGGTCACGCGGGGCTTCGGAACACGGTCGTCCACGCCGAGGCCACCCTCGACGAACCCGTCCGGACGGTCGTCGGCGGCACCCACCTTCGGTCGGACGACGTCGACGAACTGACGTCGATCGCGCGATGGCTCGAGGACCGAATCGAGCGGATCGTCCCGACACACTGTACTGGCCACGAGGCCGAGCGAATCCTCCGGGAGACGTTCGGCGACGCCTTCGTTCGGGTCGGGGTCGGATCGACGATCGAACTCTGA
- a CDS encoding GNAT family N-acetyltransferase yields MEIRPFTASDADAVFEVHRRAFEGRTDESRIVQRLHDADKAVVSLVAVENDRIVGHVLFSPVSVADQKEVGKVAGLAPVGVLPENQNEGVGSSLIEHGFVECRDAGVDAVVVLGDPGYYSRFGFERASEYGLGNEYGADEGFMVKPLTEGALDDVDGIVTYRPEFQSDED; encoded by the coding sequence ATGGAAATACGACCCTTTACCGCTAGTGATGCTGATGCTGTCTTCGAGGTTCATCGGCGTGCATTCGAAGGACGGACCGACGAGTCACGCATCGTGCAGCGATTACACGACGCTGACAAGGCTGTCGTGTCACTGGTGGCTGTTGAAAACGACCGGATCGTGGGTCACGTCCTATTTTCCCCAGTATCTGTGGCAGATCAAAAAGAGGTGGGGAAAGTCGCTGGGCTAGCGCCGGTCGGCGTACTACCGGAAAACCAAAACGAGGGGGTCGGCTCGTCGCTGATCGAGCATGGTTTCGTGGAGTGTCGTGACGCCGGTGTCGACGCCGTGGTCGTTTTGGGTGACCCAGGATACTATTCTCGCTTTGGCTTCGAACGGGCAAGCGAGTATGGACTCGGTAATGAGTATGGTGCTGACGAAGGATTTATGGTCAAACCGTTAACCGAAGGGGCACTAGACGACGTGGACGGAATCGTCACATATCGACCAGAATTCCAATCGGACGAGGATTAA
- a CDS encoding ribose-phosphate diphosphokinase, which yields MIVAGSASQALAAELARELEEPLADVAYDRFPDGELLAAVPEFDADRAVIVASTVSSDAHVELLQLQDAVREAGAEEVVTVLPYMGYGRQDEAFDPGHPVSARAVARAISTGTDRVLTVNPHEEAICDFFEPAAESIDAAGRLAEPLPDDLTDPVFLSPDAGAIELAATVRDAYGTGETDYFEKVRHSGTDVEITPSDVDVADRDVVVTDDIIATGSTMSEAIGVLSERDVGRVFVTCVHPLLVRDAYVRLSSAGVEAIYGTDTIERPASDVSVASSVAARLE from the coding sequence ATGATCGTCGCTGGCTCCGCGTCGCAAGCGCTCGCCGCGGAACTCGCTCGAGAACTCGAGGAACCGCTCGCCGACGTCGCGTACGACCGATTCCCCGACGGCGAACTGCTCGCCGCCGTCCCGGAGTTCGACGCCGACCGCGCGGTGATCGTCGCCTCGACTGTCTCGAGTGACGCCCACGTCGAACTGCTGCAACTCCAGGACGCGGTCCGGGAAGCAGGTGCCGAGGAAGTCGTGACGGTGCTCCCGTACATGGGCTACGGTCGCCAGGACGAGGCCTTCGATCCCGGCCACCCCGTCTCGGCGCGGGCGGTCGCCCGCGCCATCTCGACCGGAACGGACCGGGTGCTCACCGTCAACCCACACGAGGAGGCGATCTGTGACTTCTTCGAGCCGGCGGCCGAGTCGATCGACGCGGCGGGTCGACTCGCCGAACCGCTTCCGGACGACCTCACCGATCCCGTCTTCCTCTCGCCCGACGCGGGCGCGATCGAACTCGCAGCGACCGTCCGCGACGCCTACGGCACCGGTGAGACCGACTACTTCGAGAAGGTCCGTCACTCGGGGACGGACGTCGAGATCACGCCCAGCGACGTCGACGTCGCCGACCGTGACGTCGTCGTCACCGACGACATCATCGCGACCGGGTCGACGATGAGCGAGGCCATCGGCGTCCTCAGCGAGCGCGACGTCGGCCGCGTCTTCGTCACCTGCGTCCACCCGCTGCTCGTCCGCGACGCCTACGTGCGCCTCTCGAGTGCCGGCGTCGAGGCCATCTACGGGACGGACACGATCGAACGGCCCGCGAGCGACGTCTCCGTCGCCTCGTCGGTCGCGGCGCGACTCGAGTAG
- a CDS encoding HVO_0234 family beta-propeller protein, translating to MLSIEEKRVYDDRRGAVEAYVASGVGVCWVRVADDIVGEFGLVARCNARDVAAGGETVAVATDEDVRVLALSDADDDATFEPTEFGPAVAVGYDGGDLLAAAPDGRVARRRDDEWLALESPFDGEVRAIDGDLVATADGVYRVRGDALEHAGLSAANDVSAAGVPLAATDDGLYKLGNGWMRERDGRFDVVGADPLSEPGRLERAHAIAGSTVYEHVDGEWLEFAGADEPVVGVGYGDALYAVTEGGIFLAASVDGESDADDAWRSRLLGVTDVSGLAIPLK from the coding sequence ATGCTCTCGATCGAGGAGAAACGCGTCTACGACGACCGCCGCGGCGCGGTCGAGGCGTACGTCGCGAGCGGCGTCGGCGTCTGCTGGGTCCGGGTCGCAGACGACATCGTCGGCGAGTTCGGCCTCGTCGCCCGCTGTAACGCACGCGACGTCGCTGCCGGCGGCGAGACGGTCGCGGTCGCGACCGACGAGGACGTCCGCGTGCTGGCGCTTTCGGACGCGGACGACGACGCCACGTTCGAACCGACCGAGTTCGGTCCCGCAGTCGCCGTCGGCTACGACGGGGGCGACCTGCTCGCGGCCGCACCCGACGGCCGCGTCGCTCGTCGGCGGGACGACGAGTGGCTCGCCCTCGAGTCGCCGTTCGACGGCGAGGTACGGGCGATCGACGGCGACCTCGTCGCCACCGCCGACGGCGTCTACCGGGTGCGCGGCGACGCCCTCGAGCACGCCGGTCTCTCGGCGGCAAACGACGTTTCCGCTGCGGGCGTTCCCCTGGCGGCGACCGACGACGGCCTCTACAAACTCGGCAACGGCTGGATGCGCGAACGCGATGGCCGGTTCGACGTCGTCGGCGCGGACCCGCTCTCCGAACCCGGCCGACTCGAGCGCGCCCACGCGATCGCCGGGTCGACGGTCTACGAACACGTCGACGGCGAATGGCTCGAGTTCGCCGGGGCCGACGAACCAGTCGTCGGCGTCGGATACGGCGACGCGCTCTACGCGGTGACCGAGGGAGGGATCTTCCTCGCGGCGAGCGTAGACGGCGAGTCGGACGCCGACGACGCCTGGCGCTCGCGATTGCTCGGCGTGACAGACGTAAGCGGCCTCGCAATACCTCTCAAATAA
- the glmM gene encoding phosphoglucosamine mutase, whose protein sequence is MEVFGSSGTRGVANEELTPEFVLRVAKAAGTAWGGRRVAVARDTRLTGRMLADAATSGLASTGCDVDRLGVVPTPAAQTYAEREGVPAMVITASHNPPQYNGVKLVGSDGVELAVSDLEAVEETLLREAFDVVPWNEIGRVTSVESANRAYVDQLLAAVDRETIADADLTVALDPGHGAGSLTSPEFFRALGCRVVTVNSQADGHFPGRDPEPIPDNLQDLGRLVRATDADVGIAHDGDADRAIFFDENGEYVEGDAALAALAAAELEADDTTVSAVNVSQRLVDVAAEADADLELTPIGSTNIITRIEELEANGRRVPIAGEGNGGIFFPDYRLSRDGAYTAARFLELVAERPASEIVAPYGGYANVRRNIHYDSTAERDAMLDAAANHAQASDAELNTRDGYRLDHGDAWVLARPSGTEPLVRIYAEARNRDRAEELAGNMYDALAAAKADA, encoded by the coding sequence ATGGAAGTGTTCGGATCGAGCGGGACGCGTGGCGTCGCCAACGAGGAACTGACGCCGGAGTTCGTCCTGCGCGTGGCGAAGGCCGCGGGGACGGCCTGGGGGGGAAGACGGGTCGCCGTCGCTCGGGACACGCGACTCACCGGACGAATGCTCGCCGACGCGGCGACGAGCGGCCTCGCGAGCACCGGCTGTGACGTCGACCGTCTCGGAGTCGTCCCGACGCCGGCCGCACAGACCTACGCCGAGCGGGAGGGCGTGCCGGCGATGGTCATCACCGCCTCGCACAACCCACCCCAGTACAACGGCGTCAAACTCGTCGGGAGCGACGGCGTCGAACTCGCGGTGTCGGACCTCGAGGCGGTCGAGGAGACGCTGCTGCGGGAAGCGTTCGACGTCGTTCCGTGGAACGAGATCGGTCGCGTGACGAGCGTCGAGAGCGCCAACCGGGCCTACGTGGACCAGTTGCTCGCGGCCGTCGACCGGGAGACGATCGCCGACGCCGACCTGACCGTCGCGCTCGATCCCGGCCACGGGGCGGGCTCGCTGACGAGCCCGGAGTTCTTCCGCGCGCTGGGCTGTCGCGTCGTCACCGTCAACAGTCAGGCCGACGGTCACTTCCCCGGTCGGGATCCCGAGCCGATTCCGGACAACCTCCAGGACCTGGGCCGACTCGTTCGCGCGACCGACGCCGACGTCGGGATCGCCCACGACGGCGACGCAGACCGCGCGATCTTCTTCGACGAGAACGGCGAGTACGTCGAAGGCGACGCCGCGCTGGCCGCGCTGGCCGCCGCCGAACTCGAGGCCGACGACACCACCGTCTCCGCCGTGAACGTCTCCCAGCGACTCGTCGATGTCGCCGCCGAGGCGGACGCCGACCTCGAACTCACCCCGATCGGCTCGACGAACATCATCACTCGAATCGAGGAGCTCGAGGCCAACGGCAGGCGGGTCCCGATCGCGGGTGAGGGCAACGGCGGGATCTTCTTTCCTGACTACCGGCTCTCGCGAGACGGCGCGTACACCGCCGCCCGGTTCCTCGAACTCGTCGCCGAGCGGCCGGCAAGCGAGATCGTCGCGCCGTACGGCGGCTACGCCAACGTCCGGCGCAACATCCACTACGACTCCACCGCGGAACGCGACGCGATGCTCGACGCCGCCGCGAACCACGCCCAGGCGTCCGACGCCGAACTCAACACCCGCGACGGCTACCGGCTCGACCACGGCGACGCGTGGGTCCTCGCACGGCCTTCGGGAACCGAACCGCTCGTTCGGATCTACGCCGAAGCTCGCAACCGAGACCGTGCCGAAGAACTCGCGGGCAACATGTACGACGCCCTGGCCGCGGCGAAAGCCGACGCCTAA
- a CDS encoding DUF7118 family protein → MSETLHRTDHCDQLERARSRLADVEARIDDHGEETVDRVADAYRRASDLLAEYVDRATGTGRENFKAYVQLEGEFSTLVENLSAEFPRREAFEAALDAIDKRRLSESDFQRAEAALEPAEVFADLLEEREAAREALEEARTDAGRRLQELDEEIADRERLIELGNADLGAPVERLRDPIDDYNAAVRSAFADYRASASARELFALLERSQWYPLVAFERPPDDLGEYVETNPAGEYTIPELLEYAEYSRSKLDHYVDDAGELKRQVATQQTYLDGIDAEPLTIAWPPEPAGVLRYRCRELRPFVARVADESVVAALRSIRDLTADPDYERLRTAAVATDQLSADERDRLADGRVEDELETLRAERDRLRETLAAGGDR, encoded by the coding sequence ATGAGCGAGACCCTTCACCGAACCGATCACTGCGACCAACTCGAGCGGGCCCGTAGCCGGCTCGCCGACGTCGAAGCCCGGATCGACGACCACGGCGAGGAGACCGTCGACCGCGTGGCCGACGCCTACCGGCGGGCGTCGGACCTGCTCGCGGAGTACGTCGACCGGGCGACGGGGACGGGCCGGGAGAACTTCAAGGCCTACGTCCAGCTCGAGGGCGAGTTCTCCACGCTCGTCGAGAACCTTTCCGCGGAATTTCCCCGCAGGGAGGCGTTCGAGGCGGCGCTGGATGCCATCGACAAACGTCGACTGAGCGAGTCGGACTTCCAGCGGGCCGAGGCCGCTCTCGAGCCGGCCGAGGTGTTCGCCGACCTGCTCGAGGAACGCGAGGCCGCCCGCGAGGCCCTCGAGGAAGCGCGCACGGACGCCGGCAGACGGCTGCAGGAACTCGACGAGGAGATCGCTGACCGCGAGCGACTGATCGAACTGGGGAACGCCGATCTCGGCGCACCGGTCGAGCGACTTCGCGACCCGATCGACGACTACAACGCGGCCGTCCGGTCGGCGTTCGCCGACTACCGCGCATCTGCCTCTGCACGCGAACTGTTCGCGCTGCTCGAGCGCAGTCAGTGGTATCCGCTGGTCGCGTTCGAGCGCCCGCCCGACGACCTCGGTGAGTACGTCGAGACGAACCCGGCGGGGGAGTACACGATCCCCGAGTTGCTCGAGTACGCCGAGTACTCGCGCTCGAAGCTCGACCACTACGTCGACGACGCGGGCGAACTCAAACGGCAGGTGGCGACCCAGCAAACCTACCTCGACGGGATCGACGCCGAGCCGCTGACCATCGCGTGGCCTCCCGAACCCGCTGGCGTGCTCCGGTACCGGTGTCGCGAACTGCGGCCGTTCGTCGCCCGCGTCGCCGACGAGTCGGTCGTCGCCGCGCTCCGGTCGATCCGCGACCTGACCGCCGACCCCGACTACGAGCGGTTGCGGACGGCCGCCGTCGCGACCGACCAGTTGAGCGCCGACGAACGCGATCGGCTGGCCGACGGACGGGTCGAAGACGAACTCGAGACCCTGCGCGCCGAGCGCGATCGGCTCCGCGAGACGCTCGCGGCCGGCGGCGATCGCTAG
- the hisI gene encoding phosphoribosyl-AMP cyclohydrolase, producing MDDVSVDFGEDGLVPAIAQDAESGEVLMLAYVSPEALERTRETGLAHYYSRSRDELWQKGKTSGHVQHVEEVRVDCDADTLLYLVEQEGGACHTGHRSCFYRTVDGEHVGERVFDPDAVYE from the coding sequence ATGGACGACGTTTCGGTCGATTTCGGCGAGGACGGACTCGTCCCTGCCATCGCACAGGACGCCGAGTCCGGCGAGGTACTGATGCTCGCGTACGTCTCGCCGGAGGCCCTGGAGCGCACCCGCGAGACCGGGCTCGCTCACTACTACTCGCGTAGCCGGGACGAACTGTGGCAGAAAGGAAAGACGAGCGGCCACGTCCAGCACGTCGAGGAGGTCAGAGTCGACTGCGACGCAGACACCCTCCTCTACCTCGTCGAGCAGGAGGGCGGAGCCTGCCACACGGGCCACCGGTCGTGTTTCTACCGCACCGTCGACGGCGAACACGTCGGCGAACGCGTCTTCGACCCCGACGCAGTCTACGAGTAG
- a CDS encoding cupin domain-containing protein encodes MVDYTKANYQDVDDRNGMYFLRDELDCENMGVTVVEYEPGWEGKEHDHEEERQEEVYVLVEGEATVTVEDEEIAMNAGDAIRIAPDVTHQIRNGDTESRFVLIGAP; translated from the coding sequence ATGGTCGACTACACGAAAGCGAACTACCAGGACGTCGACGACCGCAACGGGATGTACTTCCTCCGCGACGAGCTAGACTGCGAGAACATGGGCGTGACCGTCGTCGAGTATGAGCCCGGCTGGGAGGGGAAAGAACACGATCACGAGGAAGAAAGACAGGAAGAGGTCTACGTGTTGGTGGAAGGGGAGGCGACCGTCACCGTCGAGGACGAGGAGATAGCGATGAACGCAGGCGACGCGATCCGGATCGCCCCGGACGTGACCCACCAGATACGAAACGGCGACACCGAGAGTCGATTCGTCCTGATCGGCGCACCCTGA
- the serA gene encoding phosphoglycerate dehydrogenase, with protein sequence MKVLVTDPIADAGLDVLRDAGHEVETGYELEGADLLEAVADANALIVRSGTEVTREVLEAADDLVIVGRAGIGVDNIDIDAATDEGVIVANAPEGNVRAAAEHTVAMTFAAARSIPQAHVRLKGGEWAKSDYLGAELNGKTLGIVGLGRVGQEVAKKLDSLGMDLVAFDPYISQERADRLGAQLVELEDCLERADFLTIHTPLTPETEGMISDDELEMLEGGYLVNVGRGGIVDEEALARKVEDGTLEGAALDVFAEEPLPEGSPLLGVDDVIVTPHLGASTEAAQENVATSTAEQVVAALEGEPVMNALNAPSVDESAFPRIEPYIGLAETAGKVAAQLLEGRIEGVEVTYEGDIADEDVELVTASALKGVFEPLEWQVNAVNAPQIAEDRGVEVTESKTHQAADFQSLVSVTVSDGDEDISVDGTLFAGDDPRIVRVDGFRVDAIPHGRMVITRNTDEPGVIGLIGSVMGDYDVNIAGMFNARETIGGEALTVYNVDSEVPDAAREELESDERIIGVRYITLNGQA encoded by the coding sequence ATGAAGGTGCTCGTCACAGACCCCATCGCAGATGCGGGTCTCGACGTACTCCGCGACGCCGGCCACGAAGTCGAAACTGGCTACGAACTCGAGGGAGCGGACCTCCTCGAGGCAGTCGCCGACGCGAACGCGCTGATCGTCCGTTCTGGAACCGAAGTCACGAGAGAGGTGCTCGAGGCGGCCGACGACCTCGTCATCGTCGGCCGCGCCGGGATCGGCGTCGACAACATCGACATCGACGCCGCCACGGACGAGGGCGTCATCGTCGCCAACGCGCCGGAGGGCAACGTCCGCGCGGCGGCCGAACACACCGTCGCGATGACGTTCGCAGCCGCTCGCTCGATCCCGCAGGCGCACGTCCGCCTGAAGGGCGGCGAGTGGGCGAAAAGCGACTACCTCGGTGCCGAACTCAACGGCAAGACGCTGGGCATCGTCGGCCTCGGCCGCGTCGGCCAGGAGGTCGCAAAGAAACTCGACTCGCTGGGGATGGATCTGGTCGCGTTCGACCCGTACATCAGCCAGGAACGCGCCGATCGCCTCGGGGCCCAACTCGTCGAACTCGAGGACTGTCTCGAGCGTGCCGACTTCCTGACCATCCACACGCCGCTGACCCCCGAGACGGAGGGCATGATCAGCGACGACGAACTCGAGATGCTCGAGGGCGGCTACCTGGTCAACGTCGGCCGCGGCGGCATCGTCGACGAGGAGGCCCTCGCCCGGAAGGTCGAGGACGGCACCCTCGAGGGCGCGGCGCTCGACGTCTTCGCCGAGGAACCCCTGCCGGAGGGCTCGCCACTGCTGGGCGTCGACGACGTGATCGTCACGCCCCACCTCGGCGCGTCGACGGAGGCCGCCCAGGAGAACGTCGCCACCTCCACCGCAGAGCAGGTCGTCGCCGCACTCGAGGGCGAACCCGTCATGAACGCCCTGAACGCACCCTCGGTCGACGAGAGCGCGTTCCCCCGCATCGAACCGTACATCGGCCTCGCCGAGACTGCGGGAAAGGTCGCCGCCCAGCTCCTCGAGGGCCGCATCGAAGGTGTCGAGGTCACCTACGAGGGTGACATCGCCGACGAGGACGTCGAACTCGTCACCGCGAGCGCGCTGAAGGGCGTCTTCGAACCCCTCGAGTGGCAGGTCAACGCGGTCAACGCCCCCCAGATCGCCGAGGACCGCGGCGTCGAGGTCACCGAATCCAAGACCCACCAGGCCGCGGACTTCCAGAGTCTCGTCTCCGTGACCGTCTCCGACGGCGACGAGGATATCTCGGTCGACGGCACGCTCTTCGCCGGCGACGACCCGCGGATCGTCCGCGTCGACGGCTTCCGCGTCGACGCCATCCCCCACGGCCGGATGGTCATCACGCGCAACACCGACGAACCCGGCGTCATCGGCCTCATCGGCTCCGTGATGGGCGACTACGACGTCAACATCGCGGGCATGTTCAACGCCCGCGAGACCATCGGCGGCGAGGCGCTGACGGTGTACAACGTCGACTCCGAAGTGCCAGACGCCGCACGCGAGGAACTCGAGAGCGACGAGCGGATCATCGGCGTCCGGTACATCACGCTGAACGGGCAGGCATAA
- a CDS encoding DUF6498-containing protein, translated as MSLRPPDGDDRTAFVPVLLANLLPLPGVVWLEWEPTVLVFVYGLEVLLSLLLASVKALFAQRRPPSDRESGVLTLSDSRLAEKRGSVQPVAWLPPIFIRNVPFALVVLYVTPLYGLFFGLFLLAIADVGPELLSTSVLASVGALFVGQLVELDGQYRRRRQYERVSPYAAVETAARQVFVLIFVVGTLGVALGSTGMLVFVVGLKLLVEWAAHRTNRADDEPSRFIAWFAGPSEPDDSEASVRVPSAAPTGRVRPDRSAVVRNALFRAATRGVGYLPIAGLVWAPVVLSLAGLLESSPVVPLGVVALVVLIAAAVGVQVVVYFLVYGTLEYQRRGEHLVAYDWLVEEPQWSTRVEDLRDVTMANDRFTDRLLGTRTIQTTTRDEPERNRLLGPFADPGRAVDALELPLEAVALEPMDRRLAVGAATLVGVAILSIVVTTVAPGMPDAASTVAGLAAFVLVVIALGLWHQAFPDGE; from the coding sequence ATGTCCCTGCGTCCGCCCGACGGAGACGACCGGACCGCTTTCGTGCCGGTCTTGCTCGCGAACCTCCTGCCGCTTCCCGGCGTCGTCTGGCTCGAGTGGGAGCCGACCGTGCTCGTGTTCGTCTACGGTCTCGAGGTCCTGCTGTCGCTGCTGCTGGCGAGCGTGAAGGCGCTGTTCGCCCAGCGACGGCCCCCGTCGGACCGGGAGAGCGGCGTCCTGACTCTGTCGGACTCCCGGCTGGCCGAAAAACGCGGCAGCGTCCAGCCGGTCGCGTGGCTGCCGCCGATCTTCATCCGGAACGTGCCGTTTGCCCTCGTCGTCCTCTACGTGACGCCCCTCTACGGATTGTTCTTCGGGCTCTTCTTGCTCGCGATCGCCGACGTCGGACCGGAACTCCTCAGCACCTCGGTGCTGGCGAGCGTCGGCGCGCTCTTCGTCGGCCAGCTCGTGGAACTCGACGGGCAGTACCGTCGGCGGCGACAGTACGAGCGCGTCTCCCCGTACGCGGCCGTCGAGACCGCCGCCCGGCAGGTCTTCGTGCTGATCTTCGTCGTGGGGACGCTCGGCGTCGCGCTGGGTTCGACGGGCATGCTCGTGTTCGTCGTCGGCCTGAAACTTCTCGTCGAGTGGGCAGCCCATCGCACGAACCGCGCGGACGACGAGCCGAGTCGCTTCATCGCGTGGTTCGCCGGGCCGTCGGAACCAGACGATTCCGAAGCGTCCGTCCGCGTGCCTTCGGCGGCACCGACCGGACGCGTTCGGCCCGACCGGAGCGCGGTCGTCCGCAACGCCCTCTTCCGGGCGGCCACGCGGGGCGTCGGATACCTTCCGATCGCCGGCCTCGTCTGGGCTCCCGTCGTCCTCTCGCTTGCGGGTCTGCTCGAGTCGTCGCCTGTCGTCCCCCTCGGCGTGGTCGCGCTGGTCGTCCTGATAGCGGCGGCAGTCGGCGTCCAGGTAGTGGTCTACTTCCTCGTCTACGGCACGCTCGAGTACCAGCGCCGCGGGGAGCACCTCGTCGCCTACGACTGGCTCGTCGAGGAGCCACAGTGGTCGACGCGCGTCGAGGACCTCCGGGACGTGACGATGGCGAACGACCGGTTTACCGATCGACTGCTCGGCACGCGGACGATCCAGACGACGACCCGAGACGAACCGGAGCGAAACCGACTCCTCGGTCCCTTCGCCGATCCCGGACGGGCCGTCGACGCCCTCGAGTTGCCTCTCGAGGCGGTCGCCCTCGAGCCGATGGATCGACGGCTTGCGGTGGGCGCGGCCACCCTCGTCGGCGTGGCGATCCTGTCGATCGTCGTGACGACGGTCGCACCCGGTATGCCGGACGCGGCGTCGACCGTCGCCGGGCTGGCCGCGTTCGTACTGGTGGTCATCGCACTGGGGCTCTGGCACCAGGCATTTCCCGACGGTGAGTGA
- a CDS encoding DMT family transporter — MVSATLEVLALALVPAVLWGFAPVFDKRGMAAGGGSVQASLVVVLVDSPIYWLVIAVFYGRGAFAGLALEVLAVFVFAGVIGTALGRIVIFVGVDRVGASLNSAILSSRPLFATLIALVVLGEPLGPLTAAGIVILVAGLALLAVSKGGDLEGWRPRDLAWPIAAAATFAVANVARRYGMLESPISPLEAVALNETAGLVALVAYVVAFGRDDVLSMPRETYAYFAGSGLLTTVAMVSLMAALGLEDGRIAIVDPLVATAPLFTVVFAAVLLRDLERVTKGVVAGAGLIVVGAAMITI; from the coding sequence ATCGTGAGCGCCACGCTCGAGGTGCTCGCGCTCGCGCTCGTTCCCGCCGTCCTCTGGGGGTTCGCGCCGGTGTTCGACAAACGCGGTATGGCCGCCGGCGGCGGCTCGGTGCAGGCGTCGCTGGTCGTCGTACTCGTCGACTCGCCGATCTACTGGCTCGTCATCGCCGTCTTCTACGGCCGGGGCGCGTTCGCGGGACTCGCCCTCGAGGTCCTCGCCGTCTTCGTCTTCGCCGGCGTGATCGGCACCGCACTCGGCCGGATCGTCATCTTCGTCGGCGTCGACAGAGTCGGCGCAAGTCTCAACAGCGCCATCCTGAGTTCGCGACCGCTTTTCGCGACGCTGATCGCGCTGGTCGTTCTCGGCGAACCGCTCGGCCCGCTGACGGCCGCCGGCATCGTGATCCTCGTCGCCGGACTCGCCCTGCTCGCCGTCTCGAAAGGTGGCGACCTCGAGGGCTGGCGGCCCCGCGACCTGGCGTGGCCGATCGCCGCCGCGGCCACGTTCGCCGTCGCCAACGTCGCCCGCCGCTACGGCATGCTCGAGTCGCCGATCTCCCCGCTCGAGGCCGTCGCGCTCAACGAGACGGCGGGTCTCGTCGCGCTCGTGGCCTACGTCGTCGCCTTCGGGCGCGACGACGTGCTCTCGATGCCCCGCGAGACGTACGCCTACTTCGCCGGCAGCGGTCTGCTGACGACCGTCGCCATGGTCTCACTGATGGCCGCCCTCGGCCTCGAGGACGGGCGGATCGCTATCGTCGATCCCCTGGTGGCGACCGCCCCGCTTTTCACCGTCGTCTTCGCGGCCGTCCTCCTGCGCGACCTCGAGCGCGTGACGAAAGGTGTGGTCGCGGGTGCCGGCCTGATCGTCGTCGGCGCGGCGATGATCACGATCTGA
- a CDS encoding universal stress protein has translation MYDRILLPTDADEGTERAIDHAIEAADHYDAELHLLYVVDSDVYSSYTGDEYVHEFEGLESALEQEGEEALEDIADQAREAGLEPVVAVRHGRPHEEILAYADDEDVDLLVMGSKERPGEYRRLLGSVTERIARLASRPVTIVKTPVEE, from the coding sequence ATGTACGATCGGATTCTCCTGCCGACCGACGCCGACGAAGGGACCGAGCGAGCGATCGACCACGCGATCGAGGCCGCCGACCACTACGACGCCGAACTCCACCTCCTGTACGTCGTCGACAGCGACGTCTACTCGTCGTACACGGGCGACGAGTACGTCCACGAGTTCGAGGGGCTGGAGTCGGCCCTCGAGCAGGAAGGCGAGGAGGCGCTCGAGGACATCGCAGACCAGGCCCGCGAGGCGGGTCTCGAGCCGGTCGTCGCGGTTCGTCACGGGCGGCCACACGAGGAGATCCTCGCGTACGCCGACGACGAGGACGTCGACCTGCTGGTGATGGGCTCGAAAGAACGGCCCGGCGAGTACCGTCGCCTGCTGGGCAGCGTCACGGAACGGATCGCACGGCTGGCCTCGCGGCCGGTGACGATCGTCAAGACGCCGGTCGAGGAGTGA